Below is a genomic region from Kribbella qitaiheensis.
GTGAAGTCGCGCGGGATGGACGGGAAGATCGTGCTGGCGGCGACGCCGAGCGCGAGCAGGATGCCGAGCGGCAGCAGGCCCATCGTCCGGCCGAGGAACCCGCCGACGAGCATGCCGAGGCCGAGCGTTCCGAGGCCGATCACCAGCATCAGCGGTACTGCGGCGCCGGCAATCCAGGCGATCGCGATAGCGAGCCCGGTCAGGGCGGCGACGGCCGACTTCACGCCGCGCATGCCCTTCGCAGGTGGTGCCCCGGGGGCAGACCTGGCCGGCGCGGGCGGCTCATCGACGTACAGGCCGAGGGGGTCGTCCTCGATCCACACAGCCTGGACCGGTGCGGTGACACGGTCCTGTGGTCGCTGCGCGGCCGAGGACGACGTGCCCGCCGGGGGAGGTGGCGGGCCGTTCTGAGCAGGCGCCGTTCCGTACGCCGGGGTGCCGCCGTACTGCGCGTCCTGCGGACGGGGAGGCGTGGTGCCGGGAGCTGCGCCGGTCGAACCGAGGCCTGGATTGGTCCAACCCGGGTTCTGCGGGGTCCCGTTCGTGCCGCCGCCGTGCCACTGGCCGCTGGGGTTGTCGCCGCCGTGCCACTGCGAGCGGCGGCGGCCGGACCACGGCGCACGGCCGTGCTTGCGGCGGAAGGCGACCAGCCAGATCACGCCGATCACCAGCAGCGGTCCCGGTACCAGCTTGCCGAAGTTGAAGGAGGACATCATCGCGATCGCGGCGAAGACGCAGACGCCGATCACGACCGGCCACAGCCACGGGTGATCGGGACGGACCCGGTCGCCGAGCAGGCTTTGAGCGGGCGAGCGGTCGGAGCCCTCGTCCGGCATCAGCACCCAGGCGGCGCCGTAGAAGATGATGCCGGGGCCACTGAGGATCAGCACCGCCATCACCACCCGCACCAGCACCGGGTCGATGTTGAGGGCTCGGCCCATGCCGCCGCAGACACCGGCGACCATCCGGTCGGACCGGCTCCGGCGCCAGTTCTGCACATCGCGCAGGGGGGCGGGGTTGAATCCACCGTCCGGGCCCTGTGCCGCTCGAGTTCTGCTCCATGACACCGATAGTGTCCCGCTCCGGCCGTTCCGAACATCGGGGATCCCCCTGCGGTGACCCCGGGTCGCCCCGCTGCCACGGTCAGCTAGGGGTTCTCCCCGGCCCGACCCTGACCGTGGCGACCGGCGGCTGAGGTCCCGGCCGGGGACAAGCCTGCTGGTGTCGCCCCGGTCCGCATGTGACGATCGTGGAGATGAATCAACCAGCCGCTGCCGCGCCTCCGGGCGGACCCAAGAGCCAAGGGGTCCCACCCGCCGGTCCGCACGCCCCGGGCCAGTACGCCGGTACGCCGGGCAGCAGCGCGCCTGGAACGAGCCAGCACGGCAGCAGCGCGCCGGAAGCGAGCCAGTACGGCGTACCACCTGGGAGTGGTTCCGGGCAGCAGGAAGTGCCTCCTGTGCGGCGGGCTTACCGCCGTGCCGATGGGCGGGTGGTGAGTGGTGTTGCCGGTGGGGTGGCGGACCACCTGGGTGTCTCCGACACGGTCGTCCGGCTGGTCTTCATCGCGATGACGGTGTTCGGCGGCTTCGGCGTACTGATCTATGCGGCCCTGTGGTTCCTGATGCCGCTGGCGGCTCCGACCGTACCGGCCGCACCCGGCCTCGCAGCGCACACCCGTGGCGGGCTGCGCTCGGATCAGCCGCCACCGATGACCGAGAGCAAGGCTCGCCGGCGGGAGAAGAACCGCGGCCAGATGATGGCCCTGGCCGTCGTCGGCGTCGGCCTGCTGCTGCTGCTGAACGTGGCCGGCCTCGGGATCGCCGGGAAGATGTTCTGGCCGCTCGTGTTCGCCGGGACCGGTCTGGCGCTGATCTGGCGGCAGGCGGATGAGGGGCAGAAGGCAGCCTGGACCAACAAGGCGCCCACGCTGGGCATGCTGTTCGGCAAGGGCGGCTGGAAGTCGATCGTCCGGATCGTCGTCGGGTTGGTGCTGCTCGGCACCGCGGTGACCGTCTTCCTGGTGCAGAACGGCCGGCTGTCGATGGTGGGCGACGTCCTGGTCGCACTGCTGCTCGCGGTGGTCGGCATCGGCGTGATCGCCGGACCGTGGGTGCACCGCCTGACCCGCGACCTGAACTCCGAGCGCAGCGAGCGCATCCGGTCGCAGGAGCGGGCCGACATGGCGGCTCACCTGCATGACTCGGTGCTGCAGACGCTGGCGCTGATCCAGAAGCAGGCGAACGACCCGCGAGCCGTAGTACGGCTTGCTCGGGCGCAGGAGCGGGACTTGCGGTCCTGGTTGTACGACGAGGACGACAAGACCGACCAGACCCTGGCAGGTGCGGCGAAACGGGCCGCTGCCGAGGTGGAGGACTCCCACGGCGTACCGGTCGAAGTGGTCACGGTCGGCGACTGCGACATGTCCGAAGGACTCTCGGCGATGGTGCGCGCGGCAAGAGAATCGATGGTGAACGCCGCAAAACACTCCGGAGCTGACAAGATCGATGTATTCGTCGAGGTCGACGGGGACCGGGCCGAGATCTTCGTCCGGGATCGCGGCAAGGGCTTCGACACCGACGGGGTGCCCGAGGACCGGCTCGGTCTGCGGCACAGCGTGATGGGCAGGATGGAACGGCACGGCGGCCGCGCAACGGTGCGGTCGAACCCGGAGACAGGCACCGAAGTGCGACTGGAGATGGACAGATGACACAGAGGCGAGTGGTGGTCATCGACGACCACGACATGTTCCGGGCCGGTGTTCGCAGCGAGATCGGGTCCTCGGTCGACATCGTCGGCGAGGGTAACGACGTCGACAGCGCGGTGAAGGCGATCGTGGCGAACGAGCCCGACGTCGTCCTGCTCGACGTGCACCTGCCCGGCGGCGGTGGCACCGAGGTGATGAAGCAGGTGCACCAGCGGCACCCCGAGATCAAGTTCCTCGCGCTGTCGGTGTCTGACGCGGCCGAGGACGTGATCGGTGTGATCCGGGCCGGCGCGCGTGGGTATGTCACCAAGAACATCAGCGGCACCGAGTTGGTCGACGCGATCGGACGGGTCGCCGACGGTGACGCCGTGTTCTCGCCGCGGCTGGCGGGATTCGTCCTGGACGCGTTCTCCGGCGCGATCGACATCGCCTCGGTGGACGAGGACCTGGACCGGCTCTCGCAGCGTGAGCGCGAGGTGCTCCGGCTGATCGCGCGCGGCTACGCGTACAAGGAAGTGGCCCGCGAGCTCTTCATCTCGGTGAAGACGGTCGAGACCCACGTCTCCTCCGTACTGCGCAAGCTCCAGCTCTCCAACCGCCACGAACTCACCCGCTGGGCCACCGACCGCCGCCTGGTCTGACCTCGGCAACCGCCTTCCCGTCGCCGCTTGCCGGCGGCGGGTTTCGCGCGTGGCTCTTCCGGTGAGTGGAAGATGGGGGTTTGGCACGCGGACCGTACGCCGGTGCTCGGGCTGGCGATGGCGCTCGGAGGGGCCGCGGCGGCCGTCTCATCGGTGGCGGGATCTGGACAGGGCACATCTTCGCCACGCGACAGGAGCGCAGGGACCTTTGCCGCTGTTATACCGTCGATTGCTATGGAGCGGAATCTCACTGCCGAACAGCTCGAACTCTTCGAGAAAGAGTTCGCGGCGCACCCGGCGTACCGGGTGATGCAGAACGCAGTCACCCAGACACCGATCGCTACGATCGCCCTCGACCGCCAGATCGTCACGAGTCTTGACCATTCGGTCTCGAATCTGCTCGACGACTGGAAGGTGACGAACCAGAAGAAGAGCGGCCGTTGCTGGCTGTTCGCCGGGCTGAACCTGCTCCGGGTCGGCGCCGCCGAGAAGCTCGGCGTCAAGGACTTCGAGTTCTCCCAGAACTACCTGCTGTTCTGGGACAAGTTCGAGCGGTCCAACTTCTTCCTCGAAGCGATGATCGAGACCGGCGACCGCGACGTCGACGACCGGACGGTGGCGCACCTGCTGTCCGACCCGATCGGTGACGGCGGCCAGTGGAACATGTTCGTCGCGCTGGTCCGCAAGCACGGCCTGGTGCCGAAGTCGGCGATGCCGGAGACCGAGAGCTCCTCGTCGACCTCGCAGATGAACGACACGCTCCGCCAGTTGCTCCGCCAGGGCGCGCGCGATCTGCGCAAGCTCGACGGGGTCGAGGCGAAGCGGGCGCACAAGCAGGTGTTGCTGACCACGATCCACCGGGTGCTGAGCATCCACCTCGGTACGCCGCCGCAGAAGTTCCTGTGGCAGTGGAAAGACACCGACAAGGGCTTCCACCGCGACGGCTGGACCACCCCGGCCGAGTTCGCCGCGGCGTACGTGACGCTGCCGGTCGACGAGTACGTGTGCATCGTGCACGACCCGCGCGAGACCAGCCCGACCGGCAAGACCTTCACCGTCGACTTCCTCGGCAACGTGATCGACGCGCCGCCGGTGGTGTACCTGAACGTCGAGATCGACCTGATGAAACAGCTCACCCAGGCCGCGATCGTCGGCGGCGAGCCGGTCTGGTTCGGCTGCGACGTCGGCAAGCAGATGAACTCCGACCTCGGCTACTGGGACGCGAAGCTGTACGACTACGGGTCGATCTACGACACGGAGTTCTCGCTGAACAAGGCCGAGCGGCTGGTCCACCACGAGACGCTGATGACGCACGCGATGCTGTTCACCGGTGTCGACGTGCTCGACGGCAAGCCGCGCCGCTGGCGGGTCGAGAACAGCTGGGGTGACGAGAAGGGCGAGAGCGGCTTCTGGACCATGAACGACTCGTGGTACGCCGAGCACGTCTTCGAGATCGCCGTCCGCCGTTCCGCCCTCCCGGCCGAACTCCAGGCCCGCCTCGACGACGCCCCGATCGTCCTCCCGGCCTGGGACCCGATGGGTGCCCTCGCCGACTGACAGCTGAGTGCTTGCGGGCCCGGCCGCCTGAAGAGGCCCGCCTTGCCGGTGATGGTGAGTGTTGGCGGTCCGCCTTCAGGACAAGGCGGCGCGGACCAGTTCGATGCCTTCCGCGCGGCGCTCGAGGGTCGGGAGGTGGCCGGCCCAGGGGAGTTCGACGTGGTCGACCTGCGGCAGCTGGGCGGCCAGGTGGGTCGCGCAGTGGTGGAAGTAGTCCAGGTCGTGCGTGCCGTGGAAGAGCTTCACCGGCATCGTCAGCACCTTCGGGTCGACCTCGTACTCCTCCTGGTCGAGGTCTCCGACCGCGAGCCCGACGTCGAAGGCGCGCTTCTGCATGATCCGCAGCAGCTCGTGGGCCTCGTCGTCAGCTTCGGGGCCCAACCAGGTCCGCACGTTGAGGTCCGTCGCGCCGTCGACGTCCCCGGCCTCCAGCAGACGATCCTCCTCCGCCCCGAACGCCCGCAGATCGTCGGTCCTCTCGACCCCGTCCATCGGCGGCGACATCAGCACCAGCCGCGTGAACCGCTCCGGCGCATGACTCGCCGCCTGCAGCACCACGTTCGCCCCGAACGACGCCGCGACCACCGCCGTCGTCTCCACCTGCAACTCGTCGAGCACGTCCAGCAGATCCTGCGCGTCGGAGTACTTCACCCCGGCCTCCACCGGCGTCTCCCCGAACCCGCGCAGATCCACCGTGATCACCCGATGATCCCGGCTGAGAT
It encodes:
- a CDS encoding PspC domain-containing protein, yielding MQNWRRSRSDRMVAGVCGGMGRALNIDPVLVRVVMAVLILSGPGIIFYGAAWVLMPDEGSDRSPAQSLLGDRVRPDHPWLWPVVIGVCVFAAIAMMSSFNFGKLVPGPLLVIGVIWLVAFRRKHGRAPWSGRRRSQWHGGDNPSGQWHGGGTNGTPQNPGWTNPGLGSTGAAPGTTPPRPQDAQYGGTPAYGTAPAQNGPPPPPAGTSSSAAQRPQDRVTAPVQAVWIEDDPLGLYVDEPPAPARSAPGAPPAKGMRGVKSAVAALTGLAIAIAWIAGAAVPLMLVIGLGTLGLGMLVGGFLGRTMGLLPLGILLALGVAASTIFPSIPRDFTDTNFVADAGKTVDATNTAYHFDAGSVHLDLTKATFAKDAKVVVDGRVGEIVVKIPANVDVSGTVTTKTGDVNALGQHKGGHNAELVLTNDLGADSKVGPALVTLDLDLKLGSIRVERG
- a CDS encoding ATP-binding protein produces the protein MNQPAAAAPPGGPKSQGVPPAGPHAPGQYAGTPGSSAPGTSQHGSSAPEASQYGVPPGSGSGQQEVPPVRRAYRRADGRVVSGVAGGVADHLGVSDTVVRLVFIAMTVFGGFGVLIYAALWFLMPLAAPTVPAAPGLAAHTRGGLRSDQPPPMTESKARRREKNRGQMMALAVVGVGLLLLLNVAGLGIAGKMFWPLVFAGTGLALIWRQADEGQKAAWTNKAPTLGMLFGKGGWKSIVRIVVGLVLLGTAVTVFLVQNGRLSMVGDVLVALLLAVVGIGVIAGPWVHRLTRDLNSERSERIRSQERADMAAHLHDSVLQTLALIQKQANDPRAVVRLARAQERDLRSWLYDEDDKTDQTLAGAAKRAAAEVEDSHGVPVEVVTVGDCDMSEGLSAMVRAARESMVNAAKHSGADKIDVFVEVDGDRAEIFVRDRGKGFDTDGVPEDRLGLRHSVMGRMERHGGRATVRSNPETGTEVRLEMDR
- a CDS encoding response regulator, translating into MTQRRVVVIDDHDMFRAGVRSEIGSSVDIVGEGNDVDSAVKAIVANEPDVVLLDVHLPGGGGTEVMKQVHQRHPEIKFLALSVSDAAEDVIGVIRAGARGYVTKNISGTELVDAIGRVADGDAVFSPRLAGFVLDAFSGAIDIASVDEDLDRLSQREREVLRLIARGYAYKEVARELFISVKTVETHVSSVLRKLQLSNRHELTRWATDRRLV
- a CDS encoding aminopeptidase C, with translation MERNLTAEQLELFEKEFAAHPAYRVMQNAVTQTPIATIALDRQIVTSLDHSVSNLLDDWKVTNQKKSGRCWLFAGLNLLRVGAAEKLGVKDFEFSQNYLLFWDKFERSNFFLEAMIETGDRDVDDRTVAHLLSDPIGDGGQWNMFVALVRKHGLVPKSAMPETESSSSTSQMNDTLRQLLRQGARDLRKLDGVEAKRAHKQVLLTTIHRVLSIHLGTPPQKFLWQWKDTDKGFHRDGWTTPAEFAAAYVTLPVDEYVCIVHDPRETSPTGKTFTVDFLGNVIDAPPVVYLNVEIDLMKQLTQAAIVGGEPVWFGCDVGKQMNSDLGYWDAKLYDYGSIYDTEFSLNKAERLVHHETLMTHAMLFTGVDVLDGKPRRWRVENSWGDEKGESGFWTMNDSWYAEHVFEIAVRRSALPAELQARLDDAPIVLPAWDPMGALAD
- a CDS encoding alpha/beta fold hydrolase — its product is MTLVRWVVGDEPEVLLVHAGVADSRMWAEQVADLSRDHRVITVDLRGFGETPVEAGVKYSDAQDLLDVLDELQVETTAVVAASFGANVVLQAASHAPERFTRLVLMSPPMDGVERTDDLRAFGAEEDRLLEAGDVDGATDLNVRTWLGPEADDEAHELLRIMQKRAFDVGLAVGDLDQEEYEVDPKVLTMPVKLFHGTHDLDYFHHCATHLAAQLPQVDHVELPWAGHLPTLERRAEGIELVRAALS